The following DNA comes from Bryobacteraceae bacterium.
CATGCGCCGCGAATGAACCTGCCGCGTTCCAGGCGCATCAGGGCCGGGTAGAGCGTTCCCATGTTGAGCTGGATGGCGCCTTCAGACACTTGTTCGAGCCGCGCCGCGATCGCATACCCGTGCTGAGGACCGATAGAAGCGAGCGCACGGAGGACCATGAGGTCGAGGGTGCCTTGCAGGATGTCGACTTTCCGCTCCATTGGCATAACAAATAGAGCCTACGCCCGCTCTGTTCGAATGTCAAATGAAGCCGCCGGCGAGGGATCATGGTGGCGTATGGGGAATCTGGAGGCTCGCGGCGAGATCCTGCTGTCGGTCGTGCGTACGCCGGCTGGCCTCATCGCTCGAGTTAACCGCGCATCGGATCCCGGCGCGCCGGGCTATCGAACCGACGCCATCCCCGTGGCGCAGGCGCGAGGCGAGTTGCGCCGTCGCATCGGGCGCGTGCTTGAGTCGTGGGACTTTCTGCG
Coding sequences within:
- a CDS encoding PadR family transcriptional regulator, with product MERKVDILQGTLDLMVLRALASIGPQHGYAIAARLEQVSEGAIQLNMGTLYPALMRLERGRFIRGAWGVTENKRRARLYELTKSGRRHMEAEKENWLQMAALMAKVLAES